In the genome of Curtobacterium sp. MCLR17_036, the window AGGTCGCCGTGGGCGGCCACCAGCTCGTTGCAGAGGTCCCAGATCTGCGCGGGCGTCAGCGTCGACGACGCGTTCGGGTCGACGAGGACGGCCTGGCGGAGCGCGAGCGGGTCGCCGTCGCGTGCGGCCTGGATCGTGAGCTCGTTGACCGAGACGTACGAGCGGTTGAGCGCGGCCGCCGCCGTGGGCAGCGCCCCCATCGGCTGCGGGGCGATCCCCGCGGCGCCGACGGTCGTCGGGACCTCGACGACGCAGCCGTCCGGCAGGTTGTCGATGAGCCCGTGGTTCACGACGTTGGCGTGGATCTCCCGCTCGGTGCCCGTGGCCAGGGAGTGGATCACCTGGGGCGCGTACTCGGCGGCGCCCTGCTCGAGTTCGAGCGGTTCGCCGTTCGCCAGCGCGCGCTCCGCCGCCTGGAACTCGGCGAGGTTCTCCTCCGAGATCCCGACGTACTCGAGCGGCTGCAGGCGGAAGCGGTCGATCTGCTCGGCGGACCGCAGGAACCACGGCAGGTACTCCGACGAGTGCTCGCTCGTCTCGGTGGGGTACGCGCCGATGCGTCGGAAGATCTCCACGCGCACCCGGCGCTGCAGCTCGGGGTCCTGCCGGATCCGCTCGCGCAGGCGGGGGTAGAGGTCCTCGCCGTCGTGCGTCCAGTCGAGGAGCCACGCCTGGTGGTTGACGCCGGCGGCCCGGAACCGGGTGTCGTCGACGTGCAGGCCGAGGAGCTCGGCGAGGTCGTTCGCCGTCCAGTAGACGCTGTGGCAGAGGCCGAGGGTCGTGATCTCGGGGGCGACGACGTTCGCCCACCAGACGTTCATCGCCATCGGGTTCGTGTAGTTCAGCAGGACCGCGCCCGGGGCGACGGCCCGCATGTCCTCGAGCAGGCCGGTCAGGAACGGGAAGGTGCGGAGTGCACGGAACACGCCGCCGACACCGGTGGTGTCGCCGATGGTCTGCTGCAGTCCGTGCCGCGCCGGGATCTCCAGGTCGAGCCGGGTCGCGTCGACGCCGCCGATCTGCACCATGTTGACGACGAAGTCGACGTCGGCGAGTGCGCGGCGGCGGTCGGTCGTCGCGGTCACCTGGACCGGTCGACCGAACCGCTCGCTCACCTGGTGGGCGGTCCCCTCGGCGACGGCGAGCCGCCGTTCGTCCACGTCGTGGAGTCGGAGGTCGAGCGGGGGCAGGTCCTCGAAGCCGAGGAGGTCGGCGAGCAGCTGTCGGGTGAAGACGACGCTGCCGGCACCGATGAACGCAACACGGGTCATGCTCAGGAATCATGGAGTGGAATCGCCGTTCGTCCAACATTCCGAGCGAAACGATCAGAATGACTGACCGCTACGATCGCACTCGTGATCGATGACCGCTCCTCGTCGCCGTCGCCGACGTCCCCCGCCTCCGGGTCGGGCAAGCGGTCGCGGCGCATGCTCGCCGTGCTCGAACTGCTGTCCGAGCAGGGCGCCGTCTCGCTGCAGGACCTCGTCACGTCGCTCGGGGTGTCCGCCGCGACGGCCCGCCGCGACCTCGCCGACCTCGAGCAGCAGGGGCTGCTGACCCGCACGCACGGCGGTGCCCGGATCGCGGTCCCGACGGCCGAGATCCCGGTCCGGCTGCGCGAAGGGCGCTCGCAGGCCGTCAAGCAGCGCATCGGACGGGCGGCGGCAGCGCTGCTGCCGGACGGCCCGTTGGCCGTGGCGATCGGCGGCGGCACCACGGCCGCGACGGTCGCCCGGTCCCTGGTCTTCCGGAACGGCCTGACCATCGTCACGAACTCGCTGACGACCGCCGGCGAGATCGGTGCGCGGCCGAACCTGCGGGTCGTGATGACCGGTGGCACCATCCGACCGCACTCGTTCGAACTCGTCGGGGTCCTGGCCGAGAACGCGTTTGGCGCGATGAACGTCGGGGCCGCCTTTGTCGGGATGGACGGGGTCAGCGCCGCCGGCGGTGCCACCACGCACGACGAGATCGAGGCGAGGACGAACGCCGCGATGCTCCGCAACGCACAGCGCACGATCGTCGTCGCCGACTCGTCGAAGATCGGCCGGACCACGCTCGCGCCGGTCGTCGGCATGCAGGACGTGCACGACCTGGTCACCGACGACGGCGCCGACCGGGCCGAGCTCGGACGCATCGCGGACCTCGGCGTGCGGGTGCACGTCGTCGCGAGCCAGACGTCCGACCCGCGCTGACCGCGCCGCGGGGTCGCGGGGTCGCGGGACCGATCGCGCAGACCGACTGCGCACCTGTCCGTCGGCGCTGGTCGTGGCGTGACCGGCGACGGCATACTGCCGACCGTGCACCACGACGACGCCCCGGCCCAGCAGCTCCCCCGGACCGCACGGACCGTGCGCCTGCTCACGTCCGGTCCGGACGACCCGACCGCGACCCCGGTGGCGGGCGGCTGGCTGCTCGACCCGGGCCCGCTCACCGTCGAGCACGACGGCGAGGCGGTCGAGGTCCACCGGCACGGCTGGACCTCGTGGTCGCCGACCGGGTGGACGCCGATCGGTGACGCACCCCTGCGCATCGCCGGCGACCCCGACCGGACGGTGACCGCCGACGACGCGGCCAACGACACCCCGGACCGGCACGAGGGCAACGGCGCCGTCGCCGTCGCCCTGGCCGACGGCCGGGTCGTGCTGCTCGGTGCCGTCGGACTCGGGCTCCCCCGCGCCGGGGCCGACGGTACGCGCCTGTGGGGCCGCACCGAGGACGCCGGCGGGCAGTGGTTCCTCGCCGTCGGCGACGAGGCTGGCGTGTTCGACGCCTACGCCGCGCAGCTCGCCGCCCACTTCGGCTCGTCGCCCGACGCCGGCTCCGTGTCGACCGTCTGGTGCAGCTGGTACTCGTTCTTCGAGGACATCGACGCCGAGCGGATCGAGCAGTCCGTCGACGCCCTCGGCGACCTGCCGTTCGACGTCGTCCAGGTCGACGACGGCTGGGAGGAGATCGTCGGCGACTGGATGCCGAACGCGGACTTCCCCGACGGCCTCGCACCGATCGCCGAACGGATCGCGGCACGCGGTTCGCGACCCGGCCTGTGGCTCGCGCCGTTCATCTGCCTGCCCGACTCCCGCACGGCGCTCGAGCACCCGGACTGGCTCGTCCAGCGCGAGGACGGCGAGGGCCCGATCGTCGCCGGCCACAACTGGGACACCCACTACTGGGCGCTCGACACGACGCTGCCGGCCGTCCAGGAGCACCTGACCGACGTGTTCCGTGCCGTCGTCGGCTGGGGCTTCCGGTACCTGAAGCTCGACTTCCTGTCCGCAGCGGCCCTGCGGGGCGTCCGCCACCGGGCCGGCGACCGCGAACGGGTCTACCGCGACGCGATCACGCTCGTCCGCCGGGTGGTCGGCGACGACGTGCACCTGCTCGGCTGCGGCGCGCCGATGCTCGCGTCGATCGGTGTGCTCGACGCGATGCGCGCCGGACCCGACACCGCCTCGTTCTGGAAGGACGACGCCACCGTCCCCGACCCGAGCCACGAAGGCGGTCTCAACGGGCTCATCGGCCCGCTGGAGCGCTCCTGGATGCACCCGCTGTACCGGATCGACCCGGACGTCGTGTCCTTCCGCGCCGGCGCCGGGACCCTCGACGCCGACCAGCGCGCCCTGCTCGCCGACCTCGCCCGCGTCTGCGGCTTCCGGTCCACCTCGGATCCGGTGCAGCAGCTCGCGCCCCGGGAACGCGCCGACCTCGCGTCGTTCCTCGGCCACCAGCCGCGGGTGCGCCGGCTCGACCGGTACCGCTTCGCGGTCGACGAGCGCGTCGTCGACTTCCGTCCGGCGGTCGCCGAGGCACGTGTCGGCCGGGAGGCACTGGGTCGCTGACCGCCGTAGGGTGACGGTGTGCAGAGCATCGGTCCGCTCCTCCGCCTCTGGATCCTCGGGTTCGCAGCCCTGGCGGTCTGGCTGCTGGCGACCGCCGACGGTCGCCTCTCGCGGATGCTCATGGGGGTCGGGTGCGCGCTGCTCGCCGTCGCCGCGTCCGTCTGGCAGGTCCTCGCCGACCGAGCCGCCCGCAACCGGCAGCTCGACCAGGCGGTCGCCCGCAAGGACGAGTGGGAGGCGGAGCACGGTGCGTCGGAGGAGTCCGAGCAGTGACGGCCACCGAGCACACCGAGCGGGGCACCGGCTGGACCGCCACGGGCTGGGCGGTGCTGTTCTGGCTGACCGCCGGGTCCGGCGTCGTCGCAGGCTTCCTGACGTGGCTGTTCCTGTACCTCGCGTCCGACGTCGACAACTGCAGCACGGCCGACGACTTCTCGGACCCGCACGAGGGGGCGGTGACGCTCGGGCTGCCGGTCGCCGTCGGGGCACACCTGCTCGGTCTGCTCCTGCTCCTGATGGCGGCCCGGGTCGCCCGGCACGACCGTCGCTCCGCGGTCCGGTTCGCGCTCGTCGCCCTGGTCGCGACCTCGCTGGTCGGTCTGGCGGGCCTCCTCGCGCTGACCGGCGGCGACCTGCTGGTGCCGTACCCGCAGCCGTTCCTGCCGTGACCGTCAGCCGCCGGCGCCGCGTCCGGTGATCCGGCGGTTCGTCGCGGCGATCGCAGCGCGGTCCTCGTCGGACAGCCCGGCGGCACGCAGGACGCGACCGAGCACGTCGCTCTTCATCGCGATGTACTCGTCGATGTCCGACGCCCGTCCGGCCGCACGGCGCTTCACCGCGGCGTACTCGTCGCGCAGCACCGCGTCCGACCGCAGGACGTCGCGGACGGCCAGGTGGTTCCGCAGCGCGAGCGAGCCGGCGGTGGCGACGTACGTGTTGCTCGGCGCGAAGCGCTCGGGGGTCCGGAACGCCTGTCGGCCCGGCACCCCGAGCTCGCCGCGGGGCTCGAACCCGATCGTCGCGAGCGCGGCCACGGCGGCGGGCACGTCGGCGGCGTCCACCACGACGTCGACGTCGACGACCGGCTTCGCCGCCAGGCCCGGCACGGCGGTGCTGCCGACGTGCTCGATGCTCCGGAACGGAGCACCCGCCGTGTCGAGTGCGGCGGCGTACGCGTCCCGCAGCGCCGCGAACCGCTCCGCCCACGACGCCCGGTACGCGACGACCTCGATCACGGCGACCCCGACGGAGCGATGACCTGGAACATCACGTGGTCCCGCCAGACCCCGTCGATCCTGATGTACTCGGGCGCGAAGCCGTACCGCGTGAAGCCCGCCGCGGCCAGTGCCCGCTGCGAGCCGACGTTCTCGGGCAGGGTCTCGGCCTGCACCCGGTGGAGCCGGAGCACGTCGAACGCGTGGTCGACCGCCGCACGGACCGCGCGGGTGGCGTGCCCCTGCCTCGTCCGGTCGGCCCGTACCCAGTACCCGAGCGCGCACGACTGCAGCGCACCCCGGGTGACTCCGCTCAGGGTGATCCGGCCGAGCAGCTCCCCGTCGCCGGACTCGATGACGAACGGCACCGCGGTCCCCGCCCGCCCCGCAGCGAGTGCCTGCACGATCACGTCGTGCTGCCCGCGCTCCGTGTAGTAGGACGGTGAGCGCGCCGGCTCCCAGGGCCGCAGGTGGTCCGCACTCGCCGTGATGACGGACGCCAGGACGGCTGCGTCCTCGACGCGGATCGGGCGCAGCCTGGTGCCCGGATCGGAGGGCGCATGATCTGGGCGGTCGCGGTGGTCCAGCGGCATCTCGGTCGCCTCCGTTCGGGCTGGGTCTGGGCTGATCGTCGGCGGACCGGTCGCGCCGTGGCGCGGCCGCCCGCGGACGGGGCCGGATAGCGTTCTACCATGCACCTCCGTCCACGTCGCAGGTTCGTCACGACCGCCGTCCTGCTGGCGGTGACCGCGTGCGCCCTGACCGGCTGCGCGGGGCTCTTCGACCGCTACCCGAACGCGCAGGGACCGGCCGACCTCGCCGGCACGTGGACGCACGCGTCCAGCCGCCTGACGCTGCACGGGGACGGGACCTTCGAGATGACCGACATGCCCACCTGGGTCACGCGCGGTGACACGAGCGCCCCGGTCGACCCCGGCACCCCCGCGACGGTCAGCTGCACCGGGACCTGGGACCTGCAGGTCGACGTCCAGAACTTCCACCTGTCGTCGCCGACGCCCGACTGTGGTGGGGGCGGGTTCGCGACCGGCAGGCAGGGCGAGATGACGATCGCCTTCGGCATCGACGGTGGTTCCGGTGACCCGCGGTGCTGGGAACTCGTCCGCGTCGGGTCGGACCTCGAGCCGCGCGGTCGCGAGGGGTGCCGACAGTACCACTGAGGCGGCTCGCCCTCGGTCTAGGATGCCATCGACATGGCCATCACCGACGGCTCGAACGCACACACGGACCCCGCCGTCCGTCGTGAAGCCTCCGGCCACGACGTGGACCAGGCGACGGCCTTCTACGAGCACCTCCACAACGCACGCCGCGTGTCGCTCACCGCGTCCGGCAGGCCGTTCGCGTACCGGGTCCGGGCGGTCGGCGACCCGTCGATGACGCTCCGCAGTTCGACGCTCACGGCGGACCGGTGGGGGCGCATCGAGCCCGAGGGCCGCTACCTGCTGACCTGGGCCCAGCACGGCACGGCAGCCATCGACGCCGGGACCGACCACGAACAGGTCCTGCGCCCGGGCACCGCCGCGATGTACCCGACCGGCCGCGCCCTGACCCTCGAGGCCCCCGCGGACACGGTCCTGCACGCCGTCGACTTCGATGCGACCTACCTCCGGGACCTCGACGCGAGTCGCCGGAACGCCGAGCCCC includes:
- a CDS encoding GrpB family protein — protein: MIEVVAYRASWAERFAALRDAYAAALDTAGAPFRSIEHVGSTAVPGLAAKPVVDVDVVVDAADVPAAVAALATIGFEPRGELGVPGRQAFRTPERFAPSNTYVATAGSLALRNHLAVRDVLRSDAVLRDEYAAVKRRAAGRASDIDEYIAMKSDVLGRVLRAAGLSDEDRAAIAATNRRITGRGAGG
- a CDS encoding DeoR/GlpR family DNA-binding transcription regulator, with amino-acid sequence MIDDRSSSPSPTSPASGSGKRSRRMLAVLELLSEQGAVSLQDLVTSLGVSAATARRDLADLEQQGLLTRTHGGARIAVPTAEIPVRLREGRSQAVKQRIGRAAAALLPDGPLAVAIGGGTTAATVARSLVFRNGLTIVTNSLTTAGEIGARPNLRVVMTGGTIRPHSFELVGVLAENAFGAMNVGAAFVGMDGVSAAGGATTHDEIEARTNAAMLRNAQRTIVVADSSKIGRTTLAPVVGMQDVHDLVTDDGADRAELGRIADLGVRVHVVASQTSDPR
- the melA gene encoding alpha-galactosidase; translation: MTRVAFIGAGSVVFTRQLLADLLGFEDLPPLDLRLHDVDERRLAVAEGTAHQVSERFGRPVQVTATTDRRRALADVDFVVNMVQIGGVDATRLDLEIPARHGLQQTIGDTTGVGGVFRALRTFPFLTGLLEDMRAVAPGAVLLNYTNPMAMNVWWANVVAPEITTLGLCHSVYWTANDLAELLGLHVDDTRFRAAGVNHQAWLLDWTHDGEDLYPRLRERIRQDPELQRRVRVEIFRRIGAYPTETSEHSSEYLPWFLRSAEQIDRFRLQPLEYVGISEENLAEFQAAERALANGEPLELEQGAAEYAPQVIHSLATGTEREIHANVVNHGLIDNLPDGCVVEVPTTVGAAGIAPQPMGALPTAAAALNRSYVSVNELTIQAARDGDPLALRQAVLVDPNASSTLTPAQIWDLCNELVAAHGDLLPEPLRVQLDPAAV
- a CDS encoding GNAT family protein, which gives rise to MPLDHRDRPDHAPSDPGTRLRPIRVEDAAVLASVITASADHLRPWEPARSPSYYTERGQHDVIVQALAAGRAGTAVPFVIESGDGELLGRITLSGVTRGALQSCALGYWVRADRTRQGHATRAVRAAVDHAFDVLRLHRVQAETLPENVGSQRALAAAGFTRYGFAPEYIRIDGVWRDHVMFQVIAPSGSP
- a CDS encoding glycoside hydrolase family 36 protein, with the protein product MHHDDAPAQQLPRTARTVRLLTSGPDDPTATPVAGGWLLDPGPLTVEHDGEAVEVHRHGWTSWSPTGWTPIGDAPLRIAGDPDRTVTADDAANDTPDRHEGNGAVAVALADGRVVLLGAVGLGLPRAGADGTRLWGRTEDAGGQWFLAVGDEAGVFDAYAAQLAAHFGSSPDAGSVSTVWCSWYSFFEDIDAERIEQSVDALGDLPFDVVQVDDGWEEIVGDWMPNADFPDGLAPIAERIAARGSRPGLWLAPFICLPDSRTALEHPDWLVQREDGEGPIVAGHNWDTHYWALDTTLPAVQEHLTDVFRAVVGWGFRYLKLDFLSAAALRGVRHRAGDRERVYRDAITLVRRVVGDDVHLLGCGAPMLASIGVLDAMRAGPDTASFWKDDATVPDPSHEGGLNGLIGPLERSWMHPLYRIDPDVVSFRAGAGTLDADQRALLADLARVCGFRSTSDPVQQLAPRERADLASFLGHQPRVRRLDRYRFAVDERVVDFRPAVAEARVGREALGR